In the genome of Phalacrocorax aristotelis chromosome 22, bGulAri2.1, whole genome shotgun sequence, one region contains:
- the POU2AF2 gene encoding POU domain class 2-associating factor 2, giving the protein MLSLNSSDAHFIPSVPTDFGKRVYQGVRVKHTVKDLLAEKRSRQNSGSRFSGSASTQKPPFVQMPGSPTTAGYYGVRRPFTTELDFHNTKQFVSDVYSSPLGSKPFSCDSSATQGYAALLDPYLTNQYGDYRATPLTAGTSSFFSPSSVPPLLPSFPNDTAHFLLREPWEQTLPDSLSQSDGACSDPLQALPSSTSCLSSHESGGVSTYRSSGWTPAIPGAQSYPLHPLEDVHYSPSYGATSPYSFSPFMTVANELTSRMSHLSPEQSSETPHLQDNSSWAKEDGSPIWGTYEGQGTY; this is encoded by the exons ATGCTTTCACTGAACTCCTCTGATGCTCATTTCATTCCCTCAGTCCCTACAGATTTTGGCAAACGGGTGTACCAAGGAGTGCGAGTGAAACATACAGTCAAAGACCTTCTTGCTGAAAAACGGTCCAGGCAGAACAGTGGCTCCCGCTTCAGT GGCAGCGCCAGCACACAGAAGCCACCATTTGTCCAAATGCCAG GCTCACCTACCACGGCTGGTTACTACGGCGTCAGGAGGCCCTTCACAACTGAGTTGGATTTCCACAACACAAAGCAGTTTGTCAGTGATGTCTACTCATCCCCtctagggtccaaacccttctcATGCGATTCCTCTGCAACTCAGGGCTATGCGGCACTCCTGGACCCATATCTCACCAACCAATACGGGGATTACCGTGCTACTCCCCTCACAGCTGGTACCAGCTCCTTCTTCAGCCCTTCTTCTGTGCCCCCTCTTCTGCCATCTTTCCCTAATGACACAGCGCACTTCCTACTA AGAGAGCCCTGGGAGCAGACCTTACCCGACAGTCTCAGCCAGTCAGACGGTGCATGCTCAGATCCTTTGCAAGCACTCCCTTCTAGCACCAGCTGCCTCTCCTCACATGAGTCTGGAGGTGTTTCCACATACCGAAGCTCAGGTTGGACCCCAGCCATCCCTGGAGCCCAGTCCTACCCTCTGCATCCTCTTGAAGATGTCCACTACTCTCCCAGCTATGGTGCCACCTCACCTTACTCCTTCTCACCATTCATGACTGTGGCAAATGAGCTTACCTCCAGGATGAGCCACCTCTCACCAGAGCAATCCTCTGAGACGCCGCACCTTCAGGATAACTCTTCCTGGGCAAAAGAGGATGGAAGTCCCATCTGGGGGACTTATGAAGGCCAGGGAACTTACTGA
- the HINFP gene encoding histone H4 transcription factor isoform X1: MPPAKAGGKEALVLQCEWEVCTYVASKMEEFCEHVAQHLQRHVPGEHRDEVDPLEEFTCLWQECGFCSPESSADLVRHVYFHCYHTKLKQWGLRALQSQSAVSHCQLDFQSRNIIPEIQENFLCLWDYCERSFDNPEWFYRHVEDHSFCSEYKAAGKENHVVLCGWKDCDCTFKGRCKLREHLRSHTQEKVVACPTCGGMFANNTKFFDHIRRQTALDQQRFQCSHCSKRFATERLLRDHMRNHVNHYKCPLCDMTCPLPSSLRNHIRFRHSEERPFKCDYCDYSCKNLIDLRKHLDTHSKEPAYRCEFEACSFTARSLCSIKLHYRKVHEGDSEPRYKCHVCDKCFTRGNNLTVHLRKKHQFKWPSGHPRFRYKEHEDGYMRLQLVRYESVELTEQLLKDREKRGEALDSSTECVVLSEGEGNLQGIILEAPAEAPSVENSIAELQVAPLCPAPCSADNPEPAQSSAFPGTAQSLEQEPSTVSSPIIHVVNRTNEHGESETVYYVMASTSSEEQVAAPGGLAVELEENVMDRLQKTAEELGIQIV; this comes from the exons ATGCCGCCCGCCAAGGCTGGCGGGAAGGAGGCCCTGGTGCTGCAGTGTGAGTGGGAGGTGTGCACCTACGTGGCCTCGAAGATGGAGGAGTTCTGCGAGCACGTCGCCCAGCACCTGCAGCGGCACGTTCCCGGGGAGCACCGGGATGAGGTGGACCCTCTCG AGGAATTCACGTGTTTGTGGCAGGAATGTGGTTTCTGTTCCCCAGAGAGTTCAGCTGACCTCGTTCGCCATGTCTATTTCCACTGCTACCACACCAAGCTGAAGCAGTGGGGGCTGCGGGCCCTGCAGAGCCAGTCAGCTGTGAGCCATTGCCAGCTGGACTTCCAGAGCCGCAATATCATCCCTGAGATCCAGGAGAACTTTCTGTGTCTATGGGATTACTGTGAG AGATCATTTGATAATCCTGAGTGGTTCTATCGGCACGTGGAGGATCACAGCTTCTGTTCGGAGTAcaaggcagcagggaaggagaacCACGTGGTTCTCTGTGGCTGGAAAG ACTGTGATTGTACCTTCAAGGGACGCTGCAAACTGCGGGAGCATTTGCGCAGCCACACGCAGGAGAAGGTGGTGGCTTGTCCTACTTGTGGGGGGATGTTCGCCAACAACACCAAGTTCTTTGACCATATCCGCCGTCAGACTGCGCTGGACC agcagaggtttCAGTGTTCTCACTGCTCAAAGAGGTTTGCCACAGAGCGGCTGCTCCGTGACCATATGAGGAACCATG TGAACCATTACAAGTGCCCTCTGTGTGACATGACCTGCCCGCTGCCCTCCTCCCTGCGCAATCACATTCGTTTTCGGCACAGCGAGGAGCGGCCGTTCAAGTGTGACTACTGTGACTACAG CTGCAAGAATCTCATTGACTTGAGGAAACATCTGGACACGCACAGCAAAGAGCCAGCCTATCGCTGCGAGTTCGAGGCATGCAGCTTCACTGCACGTTCCCTCTGCTCCATCAAACTGCACTACCGGAAAGTCCATGAG GGTGACTCAGAGCCCCGGTACAAGTGCCATGTCTGCGACAAGTGCTTCACACGTGGAAACAACCTCACTGTTCACCTCAGGAAGAAACACCAATTCAAATGGCCCTCAGGGCATCCTCGCTTCAG GTACAAGGAACATGAGGATGGCTACATGAGGCTGCAGCTGGTGCGTTACGAGAGTGTGGAGCTGACAGAGCAGCTACTGAAGGACAGAGAGAAGCGGGGGGAGGCCCTGGATAGCTCAACTGAGTGTGTGGTGCTGTCTGAGGGTGAGGGCAACCTGCAGGGCATCATTCTGGAGGCCCCAGCAGAGGCTCCCTCAGTGGAGAACAGTATCGCTGAGCTGCAAGTGGCCCCGCTGTGCCCAGCCCCTTGCTCTGCTGACAACCCTGAGCCAGCACAGTCAAGTGCCTTCCCAGGAACAGCGCAGTCATTGGAGCAAGAACCCAGCACCGtgtccagtcccatcatccatGTGGTGAACCGGACCAATGAGCACGGGGAGAGTGAGACTGTGTACTATGTCATGGCCAGCACATCCTCAGAGGAGCAGGTGGCAGCACCTGGTGGGCTGGCTGTGGAGCTGGAGGAGAATGTCATGGACCGTCTGCAGAAGACAGCTGAGGAGCTGGGCATCCAGATTGTGTGA
- the HINFP gene encoding histone H4 transcription factor isoform X2 — MPPAKAGGKEALVLQCEWEVCTYVASKMEEFCEHVAQHLQRHVPGEHRDEVDPLEEFTCLWQECGFCSPESSADLVRHVYFHCYHTKLKQWGLRALQSQSAVSHCQLDFQSRNIIPEIQENFLCLWDYCERSFDNPEWFYRHVEDHSFCSEYKAAGKENHVVLCGWKDCDCTFKGRCKLREHLRSHTQEKVVACPTCGGMFANNTKFFDHIRRQTALDLNHYKCPLCDMTCPLPSSLRNHIRFRHSEERPFKCDYCDYSCKNLIDLRKHLDTHSKEPAYRCEFEACSFTARSLCSIKLHYRKVHEGDSEPRYKCHVCDKCFTRGNNLTVHLRKKHQFKWPSGHPRFRYKEHEDGYMRLQLVRYESVELTEQLLKDREKRGEALDSSTECVVLSEGEGNLQGIILEAPAEAPSVENSIAELQVAPLCPAPCSADNPEPAQSSAFPGTAQSLEQEPSTVSSPIIHVVNRTNEHGESETVYYVMASTSSEEQVAAPGGLAVELEENVMDRLQKTAEELGIQIV, encoded by the exons ATGCCGCCCGCCAAGGCTGGCGGGAAGGAGGCCCTGGTGCTGCAGTGTGAGTGGGAGGTGTGCACCTACGTGGCCTCGAAGATGGAGGAGTTCTGCGAGCACGTCGCCCAGCACCTGCAGCGGCACGTTCCCGGGGAGCACCGGGATGAGGTGGACCCTCTCG AGGAATTCACGTGTTTGTGGCAGGAATGTGGTTTCTGTTCCCCAGAGAGTTCAGCTGACCTCGTTCGCCATGTCTATTTCCACTGCTACCACACCAAGCTGAAGCAGTGGGGGCTGCGGGCCCTGCAGAGCCAGTCAGCTGTGAGCCATTGCCAGCTGGACTTCCAGAGCCGCAATATCATCCCTGAGATCCAGGAGAACTTTCTGTGTCTATGGGATTACTGTGAG AGATCATTTGATAATCCTGAGTGGTTCTATCGGCACGTGGAGGATCACAGCTTCTGTTCGGAGTAcaaggcagcagggaaggagaacCACGTGGTTCTCTGTGGCTGGAAAG ACTGTGATTGTACCTTCAAGGGACGCTGCAAACTGCGGGAGCATTTGCGCAGCCACACGCAGGAGAAGGTGGTGGCTTGTCCTACTTGTGGGGGGATGTTCGCCAACAACACCAAGTTCTTTGACCATATCCGCCGTCAGACTGCGCTGGACC TGAACCATTACAAGTGCCCTCTGTGTGACATGACCTGCCCGCTGCCCTCCTCCCTGCGCAATCACATTCGTTTTCGGCACAGCGAGGAGCGGCCGTTCAAGTGTGACTACTGTGACTACAG CTGCAAGAATCTCATTGACTTGAGGAAACATCTGGACACGCACAGCAAAGAGCCAGCCTATCGCTGCGAGTTCGAGGCATGCAGCTTCACTGCACGTTCCCTCTGCTCCATCAAACTGCACTACCGGAAAGTCCATGAG GGTGACTCAGAGCCCCGGTACAAGTGCCATGTCTGCGACAAGTGCTTCACACGTGGAAACAACCTCACTGTTCACCTCAGGAAGAAACACCAATTCAAATGGCCCTCAGGGCATCCTCGCTTCAG GTACAAGGAACATGAGGATGGCTACATGAGGCTGCAGCTGGTGCGTTACGAGAGTGTGGAGCTGACAGAGCAGCTACTGAAGGACAGAGAGAAGCGGGGGGAGGCCCTGGATAGCTCAACTGAGTGTGTGGTGCTGTCTGAGGGTGAGGGCAACCTGCAGGGCATCATTCTGGAGGCCCCAGCAGAGGCTCCCTCAGTGGAGAACAGTATCGCTGAGCTGCAAGTGGCCCCGCTGTGCCCAGCCCCTTGCTCTGCTGACAACCCTGAGCCAGCACAGTCAAGTGCCTTCCCAGGAACAGCGCAGTCATTGGAGCAAGAACCCAGCACCGtgtccagtcccatcatccatGTGGTGAACCGGACCAATGAGCACGGGGAGAGTGAGACTGTGTACTATGTCATGGCCAGCACATCCTCAGAGGAGCAGGTGGCAGCACCTGGTGGGCTGGCTGTGGAGCTGGAGGAGAATGTCATGGACCGTCTGCAGAAGACAGCTGAGGAGCTGGGCATCCAGATTGTGTGA
- the HINFP gene encoding histone H4 transcription factor isoform X3 produces the protein MFANNTKFFDHIRRQTALDLNHYKCPLCDMTCPLPSSLRNHIRFRHSEERPFKCDYCDYSCKNLIDLRKHLDTHSKEPAYRCEFEACSFTARSLCSIKLHYRKVHEGDSEPRYKCHVCDKCFTRGNNLTVHLRKKHQFKWPSGHPRFRYKEHEDGYMRLQLVRYESVELTEQLLKDREKRGEALDSSTECVVLSEGEGNLQGIILEAPAEAPSVENSIAELQVAPLCPAPCSADNPEPAQSSAFPGTAQSLEQEPSTVSSPIIHVVNRTNEHGESETVYYVMASTSSEEQVAAPGGLAVELEENVMDRLQKTAEELGIQIV, from the exons ATGTTCGCCAACAACACCAAGTTCTTTGACCATATCCGCCGTCAGACTGCGCTGGACC TGAACCATTACAAGTGCCCTCTGTGTGACATGACCTGCCCGCTGCCCTCCTCCCTGCGCAATCACATTCGTTTTCGGCACAGCGAGGAGCGGCCGTTCAAGTGTGACTACTGTGACTACAG CTGCAAGAATCTCATTGACTTGAGGAAACATCTGGACACGCACAGCAAAGAGCCAGCCTATCGCTGCGAGTTCGAGGCATGCAGCTTCACTGCACGTTCCCTCTGCTCCATCAAACTGCACTACCGGAAAGTCCATGAG GGTGACTCAGAGCCCCGGTACAAGTGCCATGTCTGCGACAAGTGCTTCACACGTGGAAACAACCTCACTGTTCACCTCAGGAAGAAACACCAATTCAAATGGCCCTCAGGGCATCCTCGCTTCAG GTACAAGGAACATGAGGATGGCTACATGAGGCTGCAGCTGGTGCGTTACGAGAGTGTGGAGCTGACAGAGCAGCTACTGAAGGACAGAGAGAAGCGGGGGGAGGCCCTGGATAGCTCAACTGAGTGTGTGGTGCTGTCTGAGGGTGAGGGCAACCTGCAGGGCATCATTCTGGAGGCCCCAGCAGAGGCTCCCTCAGTGGAGAACAGTATCGCTGAGCTGCAAGTGGCCCCGCTGTGCCCAGCCCCTTGCTCTGCTGACAACCCTGAGCCAGCACAGTCAAGTGCCTTCCCAGGAACAGCGCAGTCATTGGAGCAAGAACCCAGCACCGtgtccagtcccatcatccatGTGGTGAACCGGACCAATGAGCACGGGGAGAGTGAGACTGTGTACTATGTCATGGCCAGCACATCCTCAGAGGAGCAGGTGGCAGCACCTGGTGGGCTGGCTGTGGAGCTGGAGGAGAATGTCATGGACCGTCTGCAGAAGACAGCTGAGGAGCTGGGCATCCAGATTGTGTGA